In Heptranchias perlo isolate sHepPer1 chromosome 38, sHepPer1.hap1, whole genome shotgun sequence, a single window of DNA contains:
- the LOC137304612 gene encoding serine-rich adhesin for platelets-like isoform X4, producing the protein MMLSALFVGLFLLFQHATGSTYLFSRGPGDFTTLQCNVPTGAGNKVTWWSTSDLGTEMGKTKCKKKGMKIESCGNNNPQKSKKQNQPECKKHKTNEDRMESQSLTFDVKTSNSMVFTCTAQDFTGNGSSDCLSLVTLTGDGCENHNLFFVIIQSDSDEIFPTKENSMLMTVSEGESVTLPCQFENRKSLPFTLFWITSGNISKCLHSVHIEDYNSHSNTHCCVDRKSEQRISNQNSHNPTDRSQSHNLTIHSAHRVDIGRYLCVVHVQDSGKPVWKIAANVSLAVTGPSAESSDTSTSTSGISSVKSSITPANTERSTYLFSRGPGDFTTLQCNVPTGAGNKVTWWSTSDLGTEMGKTKCKKKGMKIESCGNNNPQKSKKQNQPECKKHKTNEDRMESQSLTFDVKTSNSMVFTCTAQDSTGNGSSDCLSWVTLTGDGCENHNLFFVIIQSDSDEIFLTEENSLSMTVSEGESVTLPCQFENRKSLPFTLFWITSGNISKCLHSVHIEDYNSHSNTRCCVDRKSEQRISNQSSHNPTDRSQSHNLTIHSAHRVDTGRYLCAVNVQDSGKPVWKIAANVSLAVTGPSAESSDTSTSTSGISSVNSSITPANTENPYTRCTDRRMYVLVLYLFVIICIDGVSICIIRRKRQSAKVMEAKLKSRE; encoded by the exons ATGATGCTCAGTGCTTTGTTTGTGggtctgttccttctgttccaacATGCTACAG gatCCACTTATCTCTTCTCTCGAGGACCAGGGGATTTCACCACTCTGCAATGCAACGTACCCACTGGTGCTGGGAATAAAGTAACCTGGTGGAGTACCAGTGATCTCGGAACAGAAATGGGCAAAACAAAATGTAAGAAAAAAGGGATGAAAATTGAATCTTGTGGAAACAACAATCCTCAGAAGAGCAAAAAACAAAATCAGCCAGAGTGTAAAAAACATAAAACAAATGAAGATCGAATGGAGTCTCAGTCACTGACATTCGATGTGAAGACATCAAACTCTATGGTATTTACCTGCACGGCTCAGGATTTCACAGGAAATGGATCATCGGATTGTCTGTCCTTGGTCACACTGACAGGAGATGGATGTGAAAACCACAACTTATTCTTTGTGATAATCCAAAGTG ATTCAGATGAAATATTTCCCACCAAAGAAAACTCTATGTTGATGACAGTGTCAGAAGGAGAGAGTGTGACTTTACCCTGTCAGTTTGAGAATAGAAAAAGCCTGCCCTTCACTCTGTTTTGGATCACATCTGGAAACATCAGCAAGTGTCTGCATTCTGTTCACATTGAGGATTATAATTCACATTCTAACACACACTGCTGTGTGGATAGAAAATCGGAACAACGAATTTCCAACCAAAACTCACACAATCCTACTGATAGAAGCCAGTCTCACAACCTTACTATACACTCAGCTCACAGGGTAGACATAGGGAGGTATCTCTGTGTTGTACATGTTCAGGATTCAGGGAAACCTGTCTGGAAGATTGCAGCAAACGTCTCCCTTGCTGTGACAGGGCCGAGTGCAGAATCTTCAGACACCTCCACCTCAACATCTGGAATATCCTCAGTGAAAAGCAGCataacccctgcaaatactgaaa gatCCACTTATCTCTTCTCTCGAGGACCAGGGGATTTCACCACTCTGCAATGCAACGTACCCACTGGTGCTGGGAATAAAGTAACCTGGTGGAGTACCAGTGATCTCGGAACAGAAATGGGCAAAACAAAATGTAAGAAAAAAGGGATGAAAATTGAATCTTGTGGAAACAACAATCCTCAGAAGAGCAAAAAACAAAATCAGCCAGAGTGTAAAAAACATAAAACAAATGAAGATCGAATGGAGTCTCAGTCACTGACATTCGATGTGAAGACATCAAACTCTATGGTATTTACCTGCACGGCTCAGGATTCCACAGGAAATGGATCATCGGATTGTCTGTCCTGGGTCACACTGACAGGAGATGGATGTGAAAACCACAACTTATTCTTTGTGATAATCCAAAGTG ATTCAGATGAAATATTTCTCACCGAAGAAAACTCCTTGTCGATGACAGTATCAGAAGGAGAGAGTGTGACTTTACCCTGTCAGTTTGAGAATAGAAAAAGCCTGCCCTTCACTCTGTTTTGGATCACATCTGGAAACATCAGCAAGTGTCTGCATTCTGTTCACATTGAGGATTATAATTCACATTCTAACACACGCTGCTGTGTGGATAGAAAATCGGAACAACGAATTTCCAACCAAAGCTCACACAATCCGACTGATAGAAGCCAGTCTCACAACCTTACTATACACTCAGCTCACAGGGTAGACACAGGGAGGtatctctgtgctgtaaatgttcaGGATTCAGGGAAACCTGTCTGGAAGATTGCAGCAAACGTCTCCCTTGCTGTGACAGGGCCGAGTGCAGAATCTTCAGACACCTCCACCTCAACATCTGGAATATCCTCAGTGAACAGCAGCataacccctgcaaatactgaaa ATCCTTACACCAGATGCACTGATAGACGCATGTATGTTTTGGTTCTGTACCTGTTTGTGATAATTTGCATTGATGGGGTATCAATTTGCATAATCAGAAGGAAAAGACAATCTGCTAAAG TGATGGAGGCGAAACTGAAATCCAGGGAGTGA
- the LOC137304683 gene encoding uncharacterized protein, translating into MMLSALFVGLFLLFQYATGSTYLFSRGPGDFTTLQCNVPAGAGNKVTWWSTSDLGTEMGKTKCKKKGMKIESCGNNNPQKSKKQNQPECKKHKTNEDRMESQSLTFDVKTSNSMVFTCTAQDSTGNGSSDCLSLVTLTGDGCENHNLFFVIIQSDSDEIFPTKENSMLMTVSEGESVTLPCQFENRKSLPFTLFWITSGNISKCLHSVHIEDYNSHSNTHCCVDRKSEQRISNQNSHNPTDRSQSHNLTIHSAHRVDIGRYLCVVHVQDSGKPVWKIAANVSLAVTGPSAESSDTSTSTSGISSVNSSITPANTENPYTGATDKFVYVVCAVVLICIVGVICIIRRNRQSVKGLSAPGPRGGDVQLMQEAECFPPAVVPIRDQRDDSELVAYAVTRVQTPTGQTRPGEGSESTGRNSVSTEHVYCVIKEPMVKGDGGETEIQGVKCRDHTDHGHQIETSSAIELKPDGQSQPKEDSKEEPVASSNEHTYSLIGCPGSVIPGDRVTESHPVEEDQKPYPLKMEENPIYAQTVDP; encoded by the exons gatCCACTTATCTCTTCTCTCGAGGACCAGGGGATTTCACCACTCTGCAATGCAACGTACCCGCTGGTGCTGGGAATAAAGTAACCTGGTGGAGTACCAGTGATCTCGGAACAGAAATGGGCAAAACAAAATGTAAGAAAAAAGGGATGAAAATTGAATCTTGTGGAAACAACAATCCTCAGAAGAGCAAAAAACAAAATCAGCCAGAGTGTAAAAAACATAAAACAAATGAAGATCGAATGGAGTCTCAGTCACTGACATTCGATGTGAAGACATCAAACTCTATGGTATTTACCTGCACGGCTCAGGATTCCACAGGAAATGGATCATCGGATTGTCTGTCCTTGGTCACACTGACAGGAGATGGATGTGAAAACCACAACTTATTCTTTGTGATAATCCAAAGTG ATTCAGATGAAATATTTCCCACCAAAGAAAACTCTATGTTGATGACAGTGTCAGAAGGAGAGAGTGTGACTTTACCCTGTCAGTTTGAGAATAGAAAAAGCCTGCCCTTCACTCTGTTTTGGATCACATCTGGAAACATCAGCAAGTGTCTGCATTCTGTTCACATTGAGGATTATAATTCACATTCTAACACACACTGCTGTGTGGATAGAAAATCGGAACAACGAATTTCCAACCAAAACTCACACAATCCTACTGATAGAAGCCAGTCTCACAACCTTACTATACACTCAGCTCACAGGGTAGACATAGGGAGGTATCTCTGTGTTGTACATGTTCAGGATTCAGGGAAACCTGTCTGGAAGATTGCAGCAAACGTCTCCCTTGCTGTGACAGGGCCGAGTGCAGAATCTTCAGACACCTCCACCTCAACATCTGGAATATCCTCAGTGAACAGCAGCataacccctgcaaatactgaaa ATCCTTACACTGGTGCCACTGACAAATTTGTGTATGTCGTGTGCGCGGTTGTGCTCATTTGCATAGTTGGGGTAATTTGCATCATCAGAAGGAACAGACAATCTGTGAAAG GGCTCTCAGCACCAGGACCGAG GGGCGGCGATGTGCAGCTGATGCAGGAAGCTGAAT GTTTCCCGCCTGCTGTGGTGCCCATAAGGGACCAGAGAGATGACAGCGAGCTTGTAGCGTACGCGGTGACGAGAGTTCAAACACCAACTGGCCAGACAAGGCCAGGTGAAGGATCGGAGAGCACTGGCCGAAACTCTGTGTCCACAGAGCACGTGTACTGTGTGATCAAAGAGCCAATGGTCAAAGG TGATGGAGGCGAAACTGAAATCCAGGGAGTGAAAT GCAGAGACCACACGGACCATGGACATCAGATTGAAACCTCGTCAGCAATTGAACTCAAACCAGACGGCCAATCTCAGCCCAAAGAGGACAGTAAGGAGGAGCCCGTTGCTTCGTCCAATGAACACACTTATTCTCTGATAGGCTGCCCGGGGTCAGTGATCCCTGGGGACAGGGTGACAGAGTCCCACCCGGTGGAAGAGGATCAGAAACCTTACCCGTTAAAAATGGAAGAAAATCCTATTTATGCTCAAACAGTGGATCCCTGA
- the LOC137304612 gene encoding serine-rich adhesin for platelets-like isoform X2 — protein MMLSALFVGLFLLFQHATGSTYLFSRGPGDFTTLQCNVPTGAGNKVTWWSTSDLGTEMGKTKCKKKGMKIESCGNNNPQKSKKQNQPECKKHKTNEDRMESQSLTFDVKTSNSMVFTCTAQDFTGNGSSDCLSLVTLTGDGCENHNLFFVIIQSDSDEIFPTKENSMLMTVSEGESVTLPCQFENRKSLPFTLFWITSGNISKCLHSVHIEDYNSHSNTHCCVDRKSEQRISNQNSHNPTDRSQSHNLTIHSAHRVDIGRYLCVVHVQDSGKPVWKIAANVSLAVTGPSAESSDTSTSTSGISSVKSSITPANTERSTYLFSRGPGDFTTLQCNVPTGAGNKVTWWSTSDLGTEMGKTKCKKKGMKIESCGNNNPQKSKKQNQPECKKHKTNEDRMESQSLTFDVKTSNSMVFTCTAQDSTGNGSSDCLSWVTLTGDGCENHNLFFVIIQSDSDEIFLTEENSLSMTVSEGESVTLPCQFENRKSLPFTLFWITSGNISKCLHSVHIEDYNSHSNTRCCVDRKSEQRISNQSSHNPTDRSQSHNLTIHSAHRVDTGRYLCAVNVQDSGKPVWKIAANVSLAVTGPSAESSDTSTSTSGISSVNSSITPANTENPYTRCTDRRMYVLVLYLFVIICIDGVSICIIRRKRQSAKAHLSPERARRGEGEGDRVRVKSGEREMDSNP, from the exons ATGATGCTCAGTGCTTTGTTTGTGggtctgttccttctgttccaacATGCTACAG gatCCACTTATCTCTTCTCTCGAGGACCAGGGGATTTCACCACTCTGCAATGCAACGTACCCACTGGTGCTGGGAATAAAGTAACCTGGTGGAGTACCAGTGATCTCGGAACAGAAATGGGCAAAACAAAATGTAAGAAAAAAGGGATGAAAATTGAATCTTGTGGAAACAACAATCCTCAGAAGAGCAAAAAACAAAATCAGCCAGAGTGTAAAAAACATAAAACAAATGAAGATCGAATGGAGTCTCAGTCACTGACATTCGATGTGAAGACATCAAACTCTATGGTATTTACCTGCACGGCTCAGGATTTCACAGGAAATGGATCATCGGATTGTCTGTCCTTGGTCACACTGACAGGAGATGGATGTGAAAACCACAACTTATTCTTTGTGATAATCCAAAGTG ATTCAGATGAAATATTTCCCACCAAAGAAAACTCTATGTTGATGACAGTGTCAGAAGGAGAGAGTGTGACTTTACCCTGTCAGTTTGAGAATAGAAAAAGCCTGCCCTTCACTCTGTTTTGGATCACATCTGGAAACATCAGCAAGTGTCTGCATTCTGTTCACATTGAGGATTATAATTCACATTCTAACACACACTGCTGTGTGGATAGAAAATCGGAACAACGAATTTCCAACCAAAACTCACACAATCCTACTGATAGAAGCCAGTCTCACAACCTTACTATACACTCAGCTCACAGGGTAGACATAGGGAGGTATCTCTGTGTTGTACATGTTCAGGATTCAGGGAAACCTGTCTGGAAGATTGCAGCAAACGTCTCCCTTGCTGTGACAGGGCCGAGTGCAGAATCTTCAGACACCTCCACCTCAACATCTGGAATATCCTCAGTGAAAAGCAGCataacccctgcaaatactgaaa gatCCACTTATCTCTTCTCTCGAGGACCAGGGGATTTCACCACTCTGCAATGCAACGTACCCACTGGTGCTGGGAATAAAGTAACCTGGTGGAGTACCAGTGATCTCGGAACAGAAATGGGCAAAACAAAATGTAAGAAAAAAGGGATGAAAATTGAATCTTGTGGAAACAACAATCCTCAGAAGAGCAAAAAACAAAATCAGCCAGAGTGTAAAAAACATAAAACAAATGAAGATCGAATGGAGTCTCAGTCACTGACATTCGATGTGAAGACATCAAACTCTATGGTATTTACCTGCACGGCTCAGGATTCCACAGGAAATGGATCATCGGATTGTCTGTCCTGGGTCACACTGACAGGAGATGGATGTGAAAACCACAACTTATTCTTTGTGATAATCCAAAGTG ATTCAGATGAAATATTTCTCACCGAAGAAAACTCCTTGTCGATGACAGTATCAGAAGGAGAGAGTGTGACTTTACCCTGTCAGTTTGAGAATAGAAAAAGCCTGCCCTTCACTCTGTTTTGGATCACATCTGGAAACATCAGCAAGTGTCTGCATTCTGTTCACATTGAGGATTATAATTCACATTCTAACACACGCTGCTGTGTGGATAGAAAATCGGAACAACGAATTTCCAACCAAAGCTCACACAATCCGACTGATAGAAGCCAGTCTCACAACCTTACTATACACTCAGCTCACAGGGTAGACACAGGGAGGtatctctgtgctgtaaatgttcaGGATTCAGGGAAACCTGTCTGGAAGATTGCAGCAAACGTCTCCCTTGCTGTGACAGGGCCGAGTGCAGAATCTTCAGACACCTCCACCTCAACATCTGGAATATCCTCAGTGAACAGCAGCataacccctgcaaatactgaaa ATCCTTACACCAGATGCACTGATAGACGCATGTATGTTTTGGTTCTGTACCTGTTTGTGATAATTTGCATTGATGGGGTATCAATTTGCATAATCAGAAGGAAAAGACAATCTGCTAAAG CCCACTTGAGCCCGGAGAGagcgagaaggggagagggagagggggatagagtgagagtgaagagcggagagagagagatggattcaAATCCATGA
- the LOC137304612 gene encoding serine-rich adhesin for platelets-like isoform X1, with the protein MMLSALFVGLFLLFQHATGSTYLFSRGPGDFTTLQCNVPTGAGNKVTWWSTSDLGTEMGKTKCKKKGMKIESCGNNNPQKSKKQNQPECKKHKTNEDRMESQSLTFDVKTSNSMVFTCTAQDFTGNGSSDCLSLVTLTGDGCENHNLFFVIIQSDSDEIFPTKENSMLMTVSEGESVTLPCQFENRKSLPFTLFWITSGNISKCLHSVHIEDYNSHSNTHCCVDRKSEQRISNQNSHNPTDRSQSHNLTIHSAHRVDIGRYLCVVHVQDSGKPVWKIAANVSLAVTGPSAESSDTSTSTSGISSVKSSITPANTERSTYLFSRGPGDFTTLQCNVPTGAGNKVTWWSTSDLGTEMGKTKCKKKGMKIESCGNNNPQKSKKQNQPECKKHKTNEDRMESQSLTFDVKTSNSMVFTCTAQDSTGNGSSDCLSWVTLTGDGCENHNLFFVIIQSDSDEIFLTEENSLSMTVSEGESVTLPCQFENRKSLPFTLFWITSGNISKCLHSVHIEDYNSHSNTRCCVDRKSEQRISNQSSHNPTDRSQSHNLTIHSAHRVDTGRYLCAVNVQDSGKPVWKIAANVSLAVTGPSAESSDTSTSTSGISSVNSSITPANTENPYTRCTDRRMYVLVLYLFVIICIDGVSICIIRRKRQSAKGETEIQGVKCRDHTDHGRRMCKRPPQTQMCFHRL; encoded by the exons ATGATGCTCAGTGCTTTGTTTGTGggtctgttccttctgttccaacATGCTACAG gatCCACTTATCTCTTCTCTCGAGGACCAGGGGATTTCACCACTCTGCAATGCAACGTACCCACTGGTGCTGGGAATAAAGTAACCTGGTGGAGTACCAGTGATCTCGGAACAGAAATGGGCAAAACAAAATGTAAGAAAAAAGGGATGAAAATTGAATCTTGTGGAAACAACAATCCTCAGAAGAGCAAAAAACAAAATCAGCCAGAGTGTAAAAAACATAAAACAAATGAAGATCGAATGGAGTCTCAGTCACTGACATTCGATGTGAAGACATCAAACTCTATGGTATTTACCTGCACGGCTCAGGATTTCACAGGAAATGGATCATCGGATTGTCTGTCCTTGGTCACACTGACAGGAGATGGATGTGAAAACCACAACTTATTCTTTGTGATAATCCAAAGTG ATTCAGATGAAATATTTCCCACCAAAGAAAACTCTATGTTGATGACAGTGTCAGAAGGAGAGAGTGTGACTTTACCCTGTCAGTTTGAGAATAGAAAAAGCCTGCCCTTCACTCTGTTTTGGATCACATCTGGAAACATCAGCAAGTGTCTGCATTCTGTTCACATTGAGGATTATAATTCACATTCTAACACACACTGCTGTGTGGATAGAAAATCGGAACAACGAATTTCCAACCAAAACTCACACAATCCTACTGATAGAAGCCAGTCTCACAACCTTACTATACACTCAGCTCACAGGGTAGACATAGGGAGGTATCTCTGTGTTGTACATGTTCAGGATTCAGGGAAACCTGTCTGGAAGATTGCAGCAAACGTCTCCCTTGCTGTGACAGGGCCGAGTGCAGAATCTTCAGACACCTCCACCTCAACATCTGGAATATCCTCAGTGAAAAGCAGCataacccctgcaaatactgaaa gatCCACTTATCTCTTCTCTCGAGGACCAGGGGATTTCACCACTCTGCAATGCAACGTACCCACTGGTGCTGGGAATAAAGTAACCTGGTGGAGTACCAGTGATCTCGGAACAGAAATGGGCAAAACAAAATGTAAGAAAAAAGGGATGAAAATTGAATCTTGTGGAAACAACAATCCTCAGAAGAGCAAAAAACAAAATCAGCCAGAGTGTAAAAAACATAAAACAAATGAAGATCGAATGGAGTCTCAGTCACTGACATTCGATGTGAAGACATCAAACTCTATGGTATTTACCTGCACGGCTCAGGATTCCACAGGAAATGGATCATCGGATTGTCTGTCCTGGGTCACACTGACAGGAGATGGATGTGAAAACCACAACTTATTCTTTGTGATAATCCAAAGTG ATTCAGATGAAATATTTCTCACCGAAGAAAACTCCTTGTCGATGACAGTATCAGAAGGAGAGAGTGTGACTTTACCCTGTCAGTTTGAGAATAGAAAAAGCCTGCCCTTCACTCTGTTTTGGATCACATCTGGAAACATCAGCAAGTGTCTGCATTCTGTTCACATTGAGGATTATAATTCACATTCTAACACACGCTGCTGTGTGGATAGAAAATCGGAACAACGAATTTCCAACCAAAGCTCACACAATCCGACTGATAGAAGCCAGTCTCACAACCTTACTATACACTCAGCTCACAGGGTAGACACAGGGAGGtatctctgtgctgtaaatgttcaGGATTCAGGGAAACCTGTCTGGAAGATTGCAGCAAACGTCTCCCTTGCTGTGACAGGGCCGAGTGCAGAATCTTCAGACACCTCCACCTCAACATCTGGAATATCCTCAGTGAACAGCAGCataacccctgcaaatactgaaa ATCCTTACACCAGATGCACTGATAGACGCATGTATGTTTTGGTTCTGTACCTGTTTGTGATAATTTGCATTGATGGGGTATCAATTTGCATAATCAGAAGGAAAAGACAATCTGCTAAAG GCGAAACTGAAATCCAGGGAGTGAAAT GCAGAGACCACACGGACCATGGACGTCGCATGTGCAAACGACCCCCTCAAACGCAAATGTGTTTCCACAGATTGTAA
- the LOC137304612 gene encoding serine-rich adhesin for platelets-like isoform X3, which yields MMLSALFVGLFLLFQHATGSTYLFSRGPGDFTTLQCNVPTGAGNKVTWWSTSDLGTEMGKTKCKKKGMKIESCGNNNPQKSKKQNQPECKKHKTNEDRMESQSLTFDVKTSNSMVFTCTAQDFTGNGSSDCLSLVTLTGDGCENHNLFFVIIQSDSDEIFPTKENSMLMTVSEGESVTLPCQFENRKSLPFTLFWITSGNISKCLHSVHIEDYNSHSNTHCCVDRKSEQRISNQNSHNPTDRSQSHNLTIHSAHRVDIGRYLCVVHVQDSGKPVWKIAANVSLAVTGPSAESSDTSTSTSGISSVKSSITPANTERSTYLFSRGPGDFTTLQCNVPTGAGNKVTWWSTSDLGTEMGKTKCKKKGMKIESCGNNNPQKSKKQNQPECKKHKTNEDRMESQSLTFDVKTSNSMVFTCTAQDSTGNGSSDCLSWVTLTGDGCENHNLFFVIIQSDSDEIFLTEENSLSMTVSEGESVTLPCQFENRKSLPFTLFWITSGNISKCLHSVHIEDYNSHSNTRCCVDRKSEQRISNQSSHNPTDRSQSHNLTIHSAHRVDTGRYLCAVNVQDSGKPVWKIAANVSLAVTGPSAESSDTSTSTSGISSVNSSITPANTENPYTRCTDRRMYVLVLYLFVIICIDGVSICIIRRKRQSAKGRDHTDHGRRMCKRPPQTQMCFHRL from the exons ATGATGCTCAGTGCTTTGTTTGTGggtctgttccttctgttccaacATGCTACAG gatCCACTTATCTCTTCTCTCGAGGACCAGGGGATTTCACCACTCTGCAATGCAACGTACCCACTGGTGCTGGGAATAAAGTAACCTGGTGGAGTACCAGTGATCTCGGAACAGAAATGGGCAAAACAAAATGTAAGAAAAAAGGGATGAAAATTGAATCTTGTGGAAACAACAATCCTCAGAAGAGCAAAAAACAAAATCAGCCAGAGTGTAAAAAACATAAAACAAATGAAGATCGAATGGAGTCTCAGTCACTGACATTCGATGTGAAGACATCAAACTCTATGGTATTTACCTGCACGGCTCAGGATTTCACAGGAAATGGATCATCGGATTGTCTGTCCTTGGTCACACTGACAGGAGATGGATGTGAAAACCACAACTTATTCTTTGTGATAATCCAAAGTG ATTCAGATGAAATATTTCCCACCAAAGAAAACTCTATGTTGATGACAGTGTCAGAAGGAGAGAGTGTGACTTTACCCTGTCAGTTTGAGAATAGAAAAAGCCTGCCCTTCACTCTGTTTTGGATCACATCTGGAAACATCAGCAAGTGTCTGCATTCTGTTCACATTGAGGATTATAATTCACATTCTAACACACACTGCTGTGTGGATAGAAAATCGGAACAACGAATTTCCAACCAAAACTCACACAATCCTACTGATAGAAGCCAGTCTCACAACCTTACTATACACTCAGCTCACAGGGTAGACATAGGGAGGTATCTCTGTGTTGTACATGTTCAGGATTCAGGGAAACCTGTCTGGAAGATTGCAGCAAACGTCTCCCTTGCTGTGACAGGGCCGAGTGCAGAATCTTCAGACACCTCCACCTCAACATCTGGAATATCCTCAGTGAAAAGCAGCataacccctgcaaatactgaaa gatCCACTTATCTCTTCTCTCGAGGACCAGGGGATTTCACCACTCTGCAATGCAACGTACCCACTGGTGCTGGGAATAAAGTAACCTGGTGGAGTACCAGTGATCTCGGAACAGAAATGGGCAAAACAAAATGTAAGAAAAAAGGGATGAAAATTGAATCTTGTGGAAACAACAATCCTCAGAAGAGCAAAAAACAAAATCAGCCAGAGTGTAAAAAACATAAAACAAATGAAGATCGAATGGAGTCTCAGTCACTGACATTCGATGTGAAGACATCAAACTCTATGGTATTTACCTGCACGGCTCAGGATTCCACAGGAAATGGATCATCGGATTGTCTGTCCTGGGTCACACTGACAGGAGATGGATGTGAAAACCACAACTTATTCTTTGTGATAATCCAAAGTG ATTCAGATGAAATATTTCTCACCGAAGAAAACTCCTTGTCGATGACAGTATCAGAAGGAGAGAGTGTGACTTTACCCTGTCAGTTTGAGAATAGAAAAAGCCTGCCCTTCACTCTGTTTTGGATCACATCTGGAAACATCAGCAAGTGTCTGCATTCTGTTCACATTGAGGATTATAATTCACATTCTAACACACGCTGCTGTGTGGATAGAAAATCGGAACAACGAATTTCCAACCAAAGCTCACACAATCCGACTGATAGAAGCCAGTCTCACAACCTTACTATACACTCAGCTCACAGGGTAGACACAGGGAGGtatctctgtgctgtaaatgttcaGGATTCAGGGAAACCTGTCTGGAAGATTGCAGCAAACGTCTCCCTTGCTGTGACAGGGCCGAGTGCAGAATCTTCAGACACCTCCACCTCAACATCTGGAATATCCTCAGTGAACAGCAGCataacccctgcaaatactgaaa ATCCTTACACCAGATGCACTGATAGACGCATGTATGTTTTGGTTCTGTACCTGTTTGTGATAATTTGCATTGATGGGGTATCAATTTGCATAATCAGAAGGAAAAGACAATCTGCTAAAG GCAGAGACCACACGGACCATGGACGTCGCATGTGCAAACGACCCCCTCAAACGCAAATGTGTTTCCACAGATTGTAA